A genomic window from Bacteroidota bacterium includes:
- a CDS encoding WG repeat-containing protein, with amino-acid sequence MIRKFPACISVIFLLAFAHCTSAQTKDVGSPRLLLPVKQGKLWGYADTMRNIVISPQFDMAYPFRKKIAVVEKGRKGYAIDSTGKILTPGFDQVFQLDDSILAVYVNEISDTLGGWGISTVTGKNILAPAYDQILRLSPDVFTYRKDTLWGAVNKNGVLLTKAVYDTITLVYGKYVELHTGKKIGLIGADGKRFLEDEFSIIYLPNENIIGAYHEKQNADHPKGWGAVDLSSREVIPFGFDSLFRIGYYFTGVKEKDSLGIYFTSEIGMPTPVHYKTILPLDLYWAKLIDFSGKCGLTDTTGKIIVPVLYNDVIIGGNGLWFAADAKNNWGIYSPDGKMIAPTSYSHIDPFRSRVAVFYSGNEQGLINDRGMVLVPPGIQQIIVRDLTVKVLHTDSSATYITLDENGNIFSKDNYDVFRVIKITGREAPVKLPVNSSSAGTTNGYTPRIDSLDWFMNNKTGLWGMRNTFTGDTILPAQFEYVTPAGNFLTLVAIKEEVPSVIVDERISYAMDRVGLVNDTTGKFTLKPEYASILTTDIGNKRFYGYVRATLTDGSMALVSTDGSARTFRCTYVENVANGYARFCTGGKWTIDDPGEMITNVFHFTTEQNLNQMRSFGIASTSKTFMEKNICIAGGKWGYLDSTGKIVIAPVYDGAKPSQKKTGIVKQNKKWGVLRMDNSSIIPCAYDVVSYLPADTNTMILAQNNGLRYGYIDRNGNIVIPADLKMSKPLGEGFIGFTRTGKWGVMNVRGEIICPENYNEILPFSEGKAAVRKGTKWGFIDTLGTEIIEPGFDKAGGFHNGIARANSNHKWGFIDVSGNFIVEPKYLQAGDFSVSSAPAKTRDGWGLIDKDGKWLQKPVWNKITLLDSLLPGFFVLRNEYVNGVCRADGKIIITPRYDQFKYLGEGRIAYLSGTAWGITDTSGKIITASIFDQLKSFSENLAAASYDSKWGYIRTNGKFAIEPQYMIAGKFQDHRAYTYTMDHKGQFIDTSGTVFFSIPRSCVLLGYSEGKYLLGRLNKKKEVEKMYFITRHGVLVNRCEYKEALPFQDGAARVREGMTWGLISYTGFYIVRPRYFMISPFDQGLARFQMHYTQGLFSIDGKEILPAEYDAIDYDAELKMVRFDKGNAMGYLFPDGRICWPEGE; translated from the coding sequence ATGATCCGAAAATTTCCTGCGTGCATAAGCGTGATCTTTCTTCTGGCCTTCGCTCATTGCACATCCGCACAAACAAAAGACGTGGGCTCCCCGCGTCTTTTGCTTCCTGTGAAGCAGGGAAAATTATGGGGCTATGCCGACACGATGAGAAACATTGTCATCTCTCCTCAATTCGACATGGCTTATCCTTTCAGAAAAAAAATCGCTGTTGTTGAAAAAGGACGCAAAGGATACGCGATCGATTCCACAGGAAAAATTCTTACACCCGGATTCGACCAGGTTTTTCAACTCGACGATTCTATTCTTGCTGTTTATGTCAATGAAATCAGCGATACGCTCGGCGGGTGGGGAATCAGCACTGTGACTGGAAAAAATATTCTTGCGCCCGCTTATGACCAGATCCTGCGCCTGAGTCCCGATGTTTTCACTTACAGGAAAGATACGCTGTGGGGCGCGGTGAATAAAAACGGAGTGCTGCTTACCAAAGCGGTTTACGATACGATCACACTTGTGTATGGAAAATATGTGGAGCTGCACACCGGAAAAAAAATCGGACTCATTGGAGCAGACGGAAAAAGATTTCTTGAAGATGAGTTCTCGATAATTTATTTGCCCAATGAAAATATCATAGGCGCTTATCATGAAAAACAAAATGCCGATCATCCGAAAGGATGGGGCGCCGTTGATCTTTCTTCCCGAGAAGTAATTCCATTCGGGTTCGACAGTCTTTTCCGCATCGGCTATTATTTCACGGGCGTAAAAGAAAAAGATTCGCTCGGAATTTATTTCACATCGGAGATCGGCATGCCTACTCCTGTTCATTACAAAACCATTCTTCCTCTCGATCTCTATTGGGCAAAACTCATCGACTTCTCCGGAAAATGCGGGCTCACAGATACGACGGGAAAAATAATTGTCCCGGTTCTTTACAACGACGTGATCATTGGCGGAAACGGATTATGGTTTGCTGCGGATGCAAAAAATAACTGGGGAATTTATTCTCCCGATGGAAAAATGATCGCGCCCACTTCCTATTCGCACATCGATCCTTTCCGTTCGAGAGTGGCCGTCTTTTATTCCGGTAACGAGCAGGGACTCATCAATGATCGCGGAATGGTTCTGGTGCCTCCCGGAATTCAGCAGATCATTGTGCGTGATCTTACTGTGAAGGTTCTGCATACAGATAGTTCTGCAACTTACATTACACTCGATGAAAATGGGAATATTTTCAGCAAGGATAACTACGATGTTTTTCGTGTAATAAAAATTACCGGGAGAGAAGCGCCTGTAAAATTACCGGTGAATAGTTCTTCCGCAGGAACAACAAATGGCTATACGCCGCGCATCGATTCGCTCGACTGGTTCATGAATAACAAAACAGGATTGTGGGGAATGCGGAATACTTTCACCGGCGATACTATTCTTCCTGCGCAATTTGAATACGTAACTCCGGCAGGAAATTTTCTTACGTTGGTTGCGATCAAAGAAGAAGTTCCCTCCGTGATCGTTGATGAAAGAATTTCTTACGCAATGGATCGTGTGGGGCTGGTGAATGACACCACCGGAAAATTCACGCTCAAACCGGAATATGCATCCATCCTCACCACCGACATCGGGAACAAAAGATTTTACGGGTACGTGCGCGCTACACTCACCGACGGGAGCATGGCGCTCGTGAGTACAGACGGAAGCGCGCGCACATTCCGCTGCACGTACGTGGAAAATGTTGCGAACGGTTACGCGCGTTTCTGCACCGGGGGAAAATGGACGATCGATGATCCGGGCGAAATGATCACGAATGTTTTTCATTTCACAACCGAACAGAATTTAAACCAGATGAGATCATTCGGCATTGCCAGCACTTCAAAAACATTCATGGAAAAAAATATCTGCATTGCCGGCGGAAAATGGGGCTATCTCGATTCCACCGGAAAAATTGTGATCGCTCCCGTTTACGATGGAGCAAAACCTTCGCAGAAAAAAACCGGCATTGTAAAACAAAATAAAAAATGGGGCGTACTCAGAATGGATAATTCTTCCATTATTCCCTGCGCGTACGATGTAGTCAGCTACCTGCCGGCCGATACCAACACGATGATCCTTGCGCAGAATAATGGTTTGCGTTATGGCTATATCGATCGCAATGGAAATATTGTTATTCCTGCCGATCTTAAAATGAGCAAACCACTCGGAGAAGGATTCATTGGTTTTACACGAACAGGAAAATGGGGAGTGATGAATGTAAGAGGAGAAATAATTTGTCCGGAAAATTACAATGAAATACTTCCGTTCTCCGAGGGAAAAGCAGCCGTGCGCAAAGGAACGAAATGGGGATTCATCGATACACTCGGTACCGAGATCATAGAACCCGGATTCGACAAAGCAGGTGGATTTCACAATGGAATTGCGCGCGCAAACAGTAATCACAAATGGGGATTCATTGATGTTTCCGGAAATTTCATTGTGGAACCAAAGTATTTACAGGCCGGTGATTTTTCTGTTTCATCTGCTCCTGCGAAAACGCGCGATGGCTGGGGCCTCATTGACAAAGACGGAAAATGGCTGCAGAAACCGGTGTGGAATAAAATAACATTGCTCGACTCTTTGCTTCCCGGATTTTTTGTGCTGAGGAATGAATATGTGAATGGCGTTTGCCGCGCCGACGGAAAAATAATTATCACGCCGCGCTATGATCAGTTTAAATATCTTGGCGAAGGCCGCATTGCTTATCTCTCCGGAACAGCATGGGGAATTACCGACACCAGCGGAAAAATAATTACTGCTTCTATTTTTGATCAGCTAAAATCATTTTCGGAAAATCTTGCTGCGGCGTCTTATGACAGTAAATGGGGATACATCCGCACCAATGGAAAATTCGCGATTGAACCGCAATACATGATTGCCGGAAAATTTCAGGATCACCGCGCGTACACGTACACGATGGATCACAAAGGACAATTCATCGATACTTCTGGAACTGTTTTTTTCAGCATTCCGCGTTCTTGCGTTTTGCTCGGTTATAGCGAAGGAAAATATCTTCTCGGAAGACTCAACAAGAAAAAAGAGGTAGAAAAAATGTATTTCATTACGCGACACGGCGTACTGGTGAACCGGTGCGAATACAAAGAAGCGCTTCCATTCCAGGATGGCGCTGCGCGCGTGCGCGAAGGAATGACGTGGGGCCTCATCAGTTACACCGGGTTTTACATTGTGCGTCCGCGTTATTTCATGATCTCTCCATTCGACCAGGGCCTCGCGCGATTCCAGATGCATTACACGCAAGGGCTTTTTTCCATTGACGGAAAAGAAATTCTTCCTGCTGAATACGATGCTATAGATTATGATGCTGAACTGAAGATGGTGCGTTTCGATAAAGGAAATGCAATGGGATATTTGTTTCCCGACGGAAGGATATGCTGGCCGGAAGGCGAATGA
- a CDS encoding NADH-quinone oxidoreductase subunit A, with protein MNSGAVDYVPIIFTIVVAAGFVVTTMVATHWLGPKRNTKKKLDTFECGIEVQGNARVPFSVKFFLVAILFVLFDVEVIFMYPWAVNFRDPDGAGPLKGLGPLGLFEMISFMAVFLVGFYYILRKGALKWED; from the coding sequence ATGAACTCAGGCGCTGTTGATTATGTTCCCATTATTTTCACCATAGTTGTCGCTGCGGGATTTGTAGTGACGACCATGGTAGCAACGCATTGGCTGGGGCCTAAAAGAAACACGAAGAAAAAACTCGATACGTTCGAATGCGGAATTGAAGTGCAGGGCAATGCGCGGGTTCCATTCTCTGTAAAATTTTTTCTTGTCGCAATTCTCTTCGTGCTTTTCGATGTGGAAGTGATCTTCATGTATCCGTGGGCGGTGAATTTCCGCGATCCCGATGGAGCAGGGCCTTTGAAAGGCCTCGGCCCATTAGGACTTTTTGAAATGATCTCTTTCATGGCGGTTTTCCTTGTGGGATTTTATTACATCCTCAGAAAAGGTGCATTGAAATGGGAAGATTGA
- a CDS encoding NADH-quinone oxidoreductase subunit B: protein MSDIITPRTKLQMSHSPAGVEGPGFFATSLEKVVGLARKNSIWPLPFATSCCGIEFMATMASTYDLGRFGAERLSFSPRQADLLMVMGTIAKKMGPVLKQVYEQMAEPRWVLSMGACASSGGIFDTYSVLQGIDRIIPVDVYIPGCPPRPEQVLDGILQIQKLVESESLRRRDSPEYKALLAKYGIE from the coding sequence ATGTCTGATATAATCACACCAAGAACAAAACTCCAGATGTCTCACTCTCCTGCGGGAGTGGAAGGTCCGGGATTTTTCGCGACTTCGCTCGAGAAAGTGGTGGGGCTTGCAAGAAAAAATTCCATCTGGCCATTGCCATTTGCAACTTCGTGCTGCGGAATTGAATTCATGGCAACGATGGCATCCACTTATGATCTCGGAAGATTCGGTGCAGAACGATTGAGTTTTTCTCCGCGCCAGGCCGACTTGCTGATGGTGATGGGAACGATCGCAAAAAAAATGGGGCCTGTTTTAAAACAAGTGTATGAGCAAATGGCAGAGCCACGCTGGGTTTTGTCAATGGGCGCGTGCGCATCGAGCGGTGGAATTTTCGATACCTACAGCGTGCTGCAGGGAATTGACAGAATAATTCCGGTTGATGTTTACATTCCCGGTTGCCCTCCACGGCCGGAGCAAGTTCTCGACGGAATTCTCCAGATACAAAAACTCGTGGAGAGTGAATCGCTGCGCAGAAGAGATTCTCCCGAATACAAAGCATTGTTGGCTAAATATGGAATTGAATAG
- a CDS encoding NADH-quinone oxidoreductase subunit C — MTIATQENIQTLHNTVLSRLKDKFGDEIISSGINYDFPVFIVRREKIIDILRFLKEDPELNFHFLTTLCGLHYPDNKGGEFGVMYQLHNMPKNFRIRLKTFVPANDLDIDSATALWPTANWMERQEYDFFGIIFKGHPNLKRILNMDDITFFPMRKEFPLEDQTRDDKDDSMFGR; from the coding sequence ATGACAATAGCAACACAAGAAAATATTCAAACACTTCACAACACAGTTCTCTCGCGGCTGAAAGATAAATTCGGTGATGAAATAATTTCCTCAGGCATTAATTATGATTTCCCGGTTTTCATTGTGAGGCGCGAAAAAATAATTGACATTCTCCGTTTCCTGAAAGAAGATCCGGAATTGAATTTTCATTTTCTCACTACCCTGTGCGGATTGCATTATCCCGATAACAAGGGCGGGGAGTTTGGTGTGATGTATCAATTGCACAACATGCCAAAGAATTTCCGCATTCGCCTGAAAACTTTCGTTCCGGCGAATGATCTCGACATCGATTCCGCAACTGCATTGTGGCCAACTGCCAACTGGATGGAAAGACAGGAATATGATTTCTTCGGAATTATTTTCAAAGGGCATCCAAATCTCAAACGCATTCTCAATATGGACGACATCACTTTCTTCCCGATGAGAAAAGAATTTCCATTGGAAGATCAAACGCGCGATGATAAGGATGATTCTATGTTCGGACGATAA
- a CDS encoding NADH-quinone oxidoreductase subunit D gives MENIVDENVNTAHPEEKEYTTLNLGPTHPATHGIFQNVLKMDGEKIVDAESTIGYIHRAFEKISERKPYYMLTTLTDRMNYCSSPINNMGWHMTVEKLLGVKLPKRIEYMRVVIMELSRISDHIICNSVIGVDTGAMTGFLYIFQWREFIYEIFENICGARLTTNIGRIGGFERNFSAEVWQKIDNFLRDFPKALKEFENLLVRNRIFMDRTINVGPIKGDRALEYGFTGPNLRAAGVDYDVRVMNPYSSYEDFDFKIPVGQHGDTYDRFMVREQEMWESLSIIKQALAKIDRKENIFHAEVPEFYLPPKEDVYNKMEALIYHFKIVMGEADVPVGEVYHSVEGGNGELGFYLISDGGRCPYRLHFRRPCFIYYQAYPEMIKGGMLSDAILTMSSMNVIAGELDA, from the coding sequence ATGGAAAATATCGTTGACGAAAATGTAAATACCGCACATCCCGAAGAGAAAGAGTACACCACGCTCAATCTCGGTCCTACGCATCCTGCCACGCACGGAATTTTTCAGAACGTGCTGAAGATGGACGGAGAAAAAATTGTTGACGCGGAATCCACCATCGGTTACATTCACCGCGCATTCGAAAAAATTTCGGAACGCAAGCCGTATTACATGCTCACCACGCTCACCGATCGTATGAATTATTGTTCTTCACCGATCAACAACATGGGCTGGCACATGACGGTGGAAAAACTCCTCGGTGTGAAATTGCCGAAGAGAATTGAATACATGCGCGTCGTGATCATGGAACTTTCGCGAATCTCCGATCATATCATTTGCAATTCGGTCATTGGTGTTGACACCGGCGCAATGACCGGGTTCCTCTACATTTTCCAGTGGAGAGAATTCATCTACGAAATTTTTGAAAATATCTGCGGAGCGCGACTCACAACAAACATCGGACGCATAGGAGGATTCGAACGGAATTTTTCTGCGGAAGTGTGGCAGAAGATCGACAACTTCCTGCGCGATTTTCCGAAAGCATTGAAAGAATTTGAAAATCTCCTCGTGCGTAACAGAATTTTCATGGATCGCACGATCAACGTTGGCCCGATCAAAGGCGATCGCGCACTCGAGTACGGATTCACCGGCCCGAACCTGCGCGCTGCGGGCGTGGATTATGATGTGCGCGTGATGAATCCTTATTCTTCTTATGAAGATTTTGATTTTAAAATTCCTGTCGGGCAGCATGGTGATACGTACGATCGTTTCATGGTGCGCGAACAGGAAATGTGGGAATCACTTTCCATCATCAAACAGGCACTCGCAAAAATTGATCGCAAGGAAAATATTTTTCATGCTGAGGTTCCTGAATTTTATTTGCCTCCGAAAGAAGATGTGTACAACAAAATGGAAGCGCTCATCTATCATTTCAAAATTGTAATGGGAGAAGCCGACGTTCCGGTTGGTGAAGTTTATCATTCGGTAGAAGGCGGAAACGGAGAACTCGGATTCTATCTCATCAGCGACGGAGGAAGATGTCCTTACCGTTTGCATTTCCGTCGCCCGTGTTTCATTTATTACCAGGCATATCCTGAAATGATTAAAGGCGGAATGTTGTCTGACGCAATTCTCACTATGAGTTCCATGAATGTTATCGCCGGCGAACTCGACGCATAA
- a CDS encoding NAD(P)H-dependent oxidoreductase subunit E gives MAKEIKFSDDTLAVVNTILKRYPEGKQKSAVIPLLHLAQMEFDGWLDAPVMDYVASILKVQPIEVYEVASFYSMFNLKPVGKCLIEVCRTGPCWLLGAEDIVRHIEKKLNIKDGETTSDGMFTLKTVECLAACGTAPVIQVGEKYHEGMTCESVDNMLNDYRSKGERKTHWDKKHVVRNTNQH, from the coding sequence ATGGCAAAAGAGATAAAATTTTCGGATGATACTTTAGCGGTGGTGAACACCATCCTCAAACGTTATCCCGAAGGAAAACAAAAATCGGCGGTCATTCCATTGTTGCATCTCGCGCAAATGGAATTCGATGGCTGGCTCGATGCTCCCGTAATGGATTACGTTGCTTCCATTCTTAAAGTTCAACCGATCGAAGTGTACGAAGTTGCTTCCTTCTATTCCATGTTCAATCTTAAACCGGTTGGAAAATGTTTGATCGAAGTTTGTCGTACGGGTCCTTGCTGGTTGCTTGGCGCGGAAGACATCGTTCGCCACATTGAAAAAAAATTAAACATCAAAGACGGAGAAACAACTTCAGACGGAATGTTCACATTGAAAACGGTGGAGTGTCTTGCTGCTTGTGGAACCGCCCCGGTGATACAAGTCGGAGAAAAATATCACGAAGGCATGACGTGCGAATCGGTTGACAACATGCTGAATGATTACAGATCGAAAGGTGAAAGAAAAACGCATTGGGATAAAAAACATGTCGTACGAAATACGAATCAACACTAA
- the nuoF gene encoding NADH-quinone oxidoreductase subunit NuoF has translation MGKQLLLENINVPGIETLDVYKAHGGYSALEKALKKKPEELVDEVKKSGLRGRGGAGFPTGMKWSFIAKPEGVPRHVVCNADESEPGTFKDRYLMQHNPHLLIEGMIISSFALGANVSYIYIRGELLYVYHILEKAIAEAYAAGLLGKNILGSGFDCDLYVHPGAGAYICGEETGLIESLEGKRGNPRIKPPFPAVSGVWGRPTVVNNVETIAAVVPIINMGGEEYAKIGVGKSTGTKLISACGHINKPGVYEIDLGLPVEEFLYSENYCGGIKNGKKLKAVVAGGSSVPILPAELFLKTAKGEPRLMSYESLADGGFATGTMLGSGGFIVLDETASVVKNLWNFTRFYHHESCGQCSPCREGTGWMEKILHRILDGHGKQTDVDLLWDIQQKIDGKTICPLGDAAAWPVASAIRHFRKDFEEYINNPSSIKDVKHYYSLRNQTAMV, from the coding sequence ATGGGAAAACAACTTCTTCTTGAAAACATCAACGTCCCGGGAATAGAAACTCTCGATGTTTATAAAGCGCACGGCGGATATTCCGCACTGGAAAAAGCGCTGAAGAAAAAACCGGAAGAGCTGGTGGATGAAGTAAAAAAATCCGGATTGCGCGGACGTGGTGGTGCAGGATTTCCAACAGGAATGAAATGGAGTTTCATCGCGAAACCGGAAGGCGTTCCGCGTCACGTTGTTTGTAATGCTGATGAATCAGAACCGGGAACGTTCAAAGACCGTTACCTGATGCAGCACAATCCGCACCTGCTCATTGAGGGAATGATCATTTCCAGTTTTGCGCTCGGTGCGAATGTTTCCTACATCTACATCCGTGGCGAGTTGCTTTACGTTTACCACATTCTCGAAAAAGCAATTGCTGAAGCTTATGCCGCAGGATTACTTGGAAAAAATATTCTCGGTTCCGGATTTGATTGTGATCTCTATGTTCACCCTGGCGCAGGCGCATACATCTGCGGAGAAGAAACAGGATTGATCGAATCGCTCGAAGGGAAACGCGGTAATCCGCGTATCAAGCCTCCGTTCCCTGCGGTGTCTGGAGTTTGGGGAAGACCGACCGTTGTGAATAATGTCGAGACCATTGCGGCGGTTGTTCCGATCATAAATATGGGCGGAGAAGAATACGCGAAGATCGGCGTTGGAAAATCTACAGGAACAAAACTCATTTCCGCTTGCGGACATATCAATAAGCCGGGGGTTTATGAAATTGATCTTGGTTTACCCGTTGAAGAATTTCTTTACTCGGAAAATTATTGCGGTGGAATCAAGAATGGAAAAAAATTAAAGGCAGTTGTTGCCGGCGGATCTTCCGTTCCTATTCTTCCTGCAGAATTATTTCTCAAAACAGCGAAAGGAGAACCGCGACTGATGAGTTATGAATCACTCGCTGATGGAGGATTTGCAACAGGAACAATGCTGGGTTCCGGCGGATTCATCGTGCTGGATGAAACAGCTTCTGTCGTAAAAAATCTCTGGAACTTCACGCGCTTTTATCATCATGAAAGTTGCGGTCAGTGTTCGCCTTGTCGTGAAGGAACAGGATGGATGGAAAAAATTCTTCATCGCATTCTTGACGGACACGGAAAACAAACGGACGTTGATCTGCTCTGGGATATTCAGCAGAAGATCGACGGAAAAACAATTTGTCCGTTGGGGGATGCTGCGGCATGGCCGGTGGCGAGTGCGATCCGCCATTTCAGAAAAGATTTTGAAGAGTACATCAATAATCCATCTTCGATAAAAGATGTGAAGCATTATTACTCACTGAGAAATCAAACTGCAATGGTGTAA
- a CDS encoding nucleotidyltransferase domain-containing protein has translation MNSVISNNMSAISEACKKYKVKELYAFGSVTDENKFNEKSDIDLLVEFGEASLADYADNYSSFVETMEKLFGREVDLVTAKYLRNRFFIQRVNETKQKLFQA, from the coding sequence ATGAATTCAGTTATCTCAAATAATATGTCCGCTATTTCAGAAGCTTGTAAAAAATACAAGGTGAAAGAGCTATATGCTTTCGGTTCGGTCACTGATGAAAATAAGTTCAACGAGAAAAGCGATATTGATCTTCTTGTGGAATTCGGCGAAGCTTCGCTTGCAGATTATGCCGACAATTATTCTTCTTTCGTTGAAACAATGGAAAAACTTTTCGGAAGAGAAGTTGACCTCGTAACGGCGAAATACCTGAGAAATAGATTTTTTATTCAACGGGTCAATGAAACCAAACAAAAACTGTTTCAAGCATAG
- a CDS encoding (2Fe-2S)-binding protein, protein MPKVTIDGHEIEVPKGTTILQAARMLGPHVAPPAMCYYSKLKTSGGYCRTCIVRVSKGSAQNPNPMPKPVASCRTEVMDGMVVENNTSPQVLEERRGVVEFLLLNHPLDCPICDQAGECHLQDLGYENGAEATRYDFERRTFEKIDIGTKVQLHMTRCILCYRCVKVADQLTDKRVHGVLNRGEVSEISTYIHNVIENEFSGNVIDVCPVGALTDKTFRFKSRVWFTKPVDAHRNCKKCSGRVRLWFKGADVLRVTARKDQWGEVQDTPDGKPGWICNDCRYDHKKVSDWTIEGPSHVDRHSVISQNHYELAKLKLDTGKQLNELKEKKIKASK, encoded by the coding sequence ATGCCAAAAGTTACCATAGACGGTCACGAAATTGAAGTTCCAAAAGGAACAACGATTCTGCAGGCGGCAAGAATGCTCGGGCCTCATGTTGCTCCGCCGGCAATGTGTTATTATTCCAAATTAAAAACGAGCGGCGGATATTGTCGCACGTGCATTGTGCGTGTATCAAAAGGATCTGCACAAAATCCGAATCCAATGCCCAAGCCAGTTGCTTCTTGCAGAACTGAAGTGATGGATGGAATGGTGGTGGAAAATAATACTTCTCCGCAAGTACTTGAAGAGCGCAGAGGTGTTGTCGAATTTTTATTGCTGAATCATCCGCTCGATTGCCCGATCTGCGACCAGGCGGGCGAATGTCATTTGCAGGATCTCGGTTATGAGAATGGCGCCGAAGCAACACGATACGATTTTGAACGCCGCACCTTCGAGAAAATTGACATTGGCACAAAAGTTCAGTTGCACATGACGCGTTGCATTCTCTGTTACCGTTGTGTGAAAGTTGCCGATCAACTCACTGACAAACGCGTGCATGGAGTTCTGAATCGCGGAGAAGTTTCTGAGATTTCCACTTACATACACAACGTGATCGAAAATGAATTTTCCGGAAATGTCATTGACGTTTGTCCTGTTGGGGCGCTCACCGATAAAACTTTCCGTTTCAAATCGCGCGTGTGGTTTACAAAACCCGTGGATGCGCATCGCAATTGTAAAAAATGTTCCGGGCGCGTGCGCTTGTGGTTCAAGGGCGCAGATGTGTTGCGTGTAACTGCGCGTAAAGATCAATGGGGAGAAGTGCAGGATACGCCCGATGGAAAACCGGGATGGATTTGCAACGATTGCCGCTACGATCACAAAAAAGTTTCGGACTGGACGATCGAGGGCCCGTCACATGTTGATCGTCATTCGGTGATCTCGCAGAATCATTATGAATTAGCGAAACTGAAATTGGACACGGGAAAACAATTGAATGAATTGAAGGAGAAAAAAATAAAAGCTTCAAAATAA
- the nuoH gene encoding NADH-quinone oxidoreductase subunit NuoH has translation MTPLIALFVFHWYPLILAICVFGVSLGIAAYSTYFERKIAAFLQDRLGPNRAGPYGIFQPLADGLKMFMKEEIIPNVSNKFLFILGPSIGMFTSLITGAVIPWGPNIRYHGESLPLQVADVNIGVLYLLGVVSIGVYGVMIGGWASNNKYSLIGALRASSQMISYEVAMGISVVTLIMITGSLSTSQIAAEQHGFMNEHWLTWNFFKNPLTFFIFFICALAETNRTPFDLPECETELVGGYHTEYSSMKLGFYLFAEYVNMFISSAVMSLFFFGGYNFPWMDKIHDPNMLALAGTCVMFAKTLFFIFVFMWIRWTIPRFRYDQLMNLGWKILIPLSVINLVATGFLLWGTGKL, from the coding sequence ATGACACCACTCATCGCACTCTTTGTTTTCCACTGGTATCCGCTGATACTCGCCATTTGCGTGTTCGGCGTTTCACTTGGAATTGCCGCCTACTCCACTTATTTCGAACGCAAGATCGCCGCATTTTTACAGGATCGCCTCGGGCCGAACCGTGCGGGCCCTTATGGAATTTTTCAGCCGCTTGCCGATGGATTGAAAATGTTCATGAAGGAAGAAATTATTCCGAATGTGTCGAATAAATTTCTTTTCATTCTCGGCCCTTCCATCGGGATGTTTACTTCACTCATTACCGGCGCTGTTATTCCGTGGGGGCCAAACATTCGCTATCACGGAGAAAGTCTTCCGCTGCAGGTGGCCGATGTGAATATCGGCGTGTTGTATTTGCTCGGCGTTGTTTCCATTGGCGTTTATGGCGTAATGATCGGCGGATGGGCATCAAACAATAAATATTCGCTGATCGGCGCATTGCGCGCTTCTTCACAAATGATAAGTTACGAAGTGGCAATGGGAATTTCAGTGGTAACGCTCATCATGATCACGGGATCGCTGAGCACTTCACAGATCGCAGCAGAGCAACACGGATTCATGAATGAACATTGGCTCACGTGGAATTTTTTCAAAAACCCATTGACGTTTTTCATCTTTTTCATTTGCGCCCTGGCAGAAACGAATCGCACGCCATTCGATCTTCCCGAATGCGAAACAGAATTGGTGGGCGGATATCACACGGAATATTCCTCGATGAAACTCGGATTTTATTTATTCGCCGAGTATGTGAACATGTTCATCTCTTCTGCGGTGATGTCGCTTTTTTTCTTCGGCGGATATAATTTTCCGTGGATGGATAAAATTCATGATCCGAATATGCTCGCGCTCGCGGGCACCTGCGTAATGTTTGCCAAAACACTTTTCTTCATTTTTGTTTTCATGTGGATACGCTGGACCATTCCGCGTTTCCGCTATGACCAACTCATGAATTTGGGCTGGAAAATCCTGATACCTTTGTCCGTCATCAATCTCGTTGCAACGGGATTCTTATTGTGGGGAACAGGAAAATTGTAA